From one Amycolatopsis sp. FDAARGOS 1241 genomic stretch:
- a CDS encoding IclR family transcriptional regulator — protein sequence MSDVPAVLNAVRLLERIARDWPEPVSSGVLIEELGLNRSTAYNILGTLQRAGWTATRGDRGGWTLGPRLLSMSRVSEDWMTDIVQQELDSLSQRTGFIVFAVQRHGPAEYSVLAKGDRGKGVRITVGIGDTFPFSAPAIMRAFYAWEEPANVERLAARYGLEGFTPETVTTRDRLRDELEATRKRGYSVSVREFDLGQSGVAAPVFDPQGRVSMVVCTLAFSSELNESTVDQHGSLIRECGLRITDRTGGAEKIEG from the coding sequence GTGAGCGACGTTCCTGCGGTGCTGAACGCGGTGCGGCTTCTGGAGCGGATTGCGCGCGATTGGCCCGAACCCGTGTCGTCCGGCGTGCTGATCGAGGAGCTGGGCCTCAATCGCAGCACGGCCTACAACATCCTCGGCACGCTCCAGCGGGCCGGCTGGACGGCGACGCGCGGCGACCGCGGCGGCTGGACGCTGGGCCCGCGTTTGTTGTCGATGTCACGTGTGTCCGAGGACTGGATGACCGACATCGTGCAGCAGGAGCTCGATTCGCTGAGCCAGCGCACGGGCTTCATCGTCTTCGCCGTGCAGCGCCACGGACCCGCCGAGTACTCGGTGCTCGCGAAGGGTGACCGTGGCAAGGGAGTGCGCATCACCGTCGGCATCGGCGACACGTTCCCGTTCTCCGCACCCGCGATCATGCGCGCCTTCTACGCGTGGGAGGAGCCGGCGAACGTCGAGCGCCTGGCCGCGCGCTACGGACTGGAGGGGTTCACGCCCGAGACGGTCACCACACGCGACCGGCTGCGCGACGAGCTCGAGGCCACCCGCAAGCGCGGGTACTCCGTGAGTGTCCGGGAGTTCGACCTCGGTCAGTCGGGTGTCGCGGCGCCCGTGTTCGACCCGCAGGGGCGGGTGTCGATGGTCGTCTGCACGCTCGCGTTCTCCTCGGAACTGAACGAGTCCACTGTGGATCAACATGGATCATTGATCCGCGAATGCGGACTCAGGATCACGGATCGGACCGGAGGTGCGGAGAAGATCGAAGGATAG
- a CDS encoding CoxG family protein: MKLGSSFVVPADHKRVFAHFLDPDTMRVSIPGAAELVRTDETHYRGKLVNEIAHVKFSAGFSAEITQLTEPEEVLALLKGEDHKLGSSIKIDARLAVAPDGDNSAKVEYSLDVAIWGKIGRMGESIVRRRSQEVEREFVAAFAEICAAGPPGPDNPGLKTVLAKREAPAKKKAPAPATGSGAAAPARESWWRRLLAKLFGGKK; the protein is encoded by the coding sequence ATGAAGCTTGGATCCTCCTTTGTCGTCCCCGCGGATCACAAACGCGTGTTCGCGCACTTCCTCGATCCCGACACGATGCGGGTTTCGATCCCGGGCGCCGCGGAACTCGTCCGGACGGACGAGACGCACTACCGCGGCAAGCTCGTGAACGAGATCGCGCACGTGAAGTTCAGCGCCGGGTTCTCGGCCGAGATCACGCAGTTGACCGAGCCCGAGGAGGTCCTGGCCCTCCTCAAGGGCGAGGACCACAAGCTCGGCAGCTCGATCAAGATCGACGCCCGGCTCGCGGTCGCGCCCGACGGCGACAACTCCGCCAAAGTGGAGTACAGCCTCGACGTCGCGATCTGGGGCAAGATCGGCCGCATGGGCGAGTCGATCGTGCGCCGGCGCTCGCAGGAGGTGGAGCGGGAGTTCGTGGCCGCCTTCGCCGAGATCTGCGCCGCCGGCCCGCCCGGACCGGACAACCCGGGCCTCAAGACGGTACTCGCCAAGCGCGAAGCGCCGGCCAAGAAGAAGGCGCCCGCGCCCGCCACCGGTTCCGGTGCCGCCGCGCCAGCGCGCGAGTCGTGGTGGCGCCGCCTGCTCGCCAAACTGTTCGGCGGTAAGAAGTGA
- a CDS encoding xanthine dehydrogenase family protein subunit M produces MTAFHYATTLEETCALLDDGEDTMVYGGGTAVQILLKQGVLFATDLVDIGGVAGLDQIEETAKGLRVGPLVTLRRMETSPVVQRVAPLAAEVYGRVANPRVRNTASVAGNIAHGDYRLDPPTALMVLDATVEITSRRGSRKVPAREFFVDFQQTALEHGELVTGIEIPKQPESAGAHFAKLSSLAANDWPAASAAALVVEGSRGKREVRLGLGALSHVPVFLQFETTADTPVDAVVEAAKDAASPLLEPIPDVRGSSDYKRRLGLVAVEEAVRNSWKEGSDDDRRTSFFGRRRRR; encoded by the coding sequence GTGACGGCCTTCCACTACGCCACCACGCTCGAGGAGACCTGCGCGCTCCTCGACGACGGTGAGGACACGATGGTCTACGGCGGCGGCACGGCCGTGCAGATCCTGCTCAAGCAGGGCGTGCTGTTCGCCACGGACCTGGTCGACATCGGCGGGGTCGCCGGGCTCGACCAGATCGAAGAGACGGCCAAGGGCCTCCGGGTCGGGCCCCTGGTCACGTTGCGCCGCATGGAGACCAGCCCGGTCGTGCAGCGGGTCGCCCCGCTGGCGGCCGAGGTCTACGGCCGCGTCGCCAACCCGCGTGTGCGCAACACCGCGAGCGTCGCGGGCAACATCGCCCACGGCGACTACCGCCTCGACCCGCCGACGGCGCTGATGGTGCTCGACGCGACGGTGGAGATCACGTCGCGCCGCGGCTCGCGCAAGGTGCCCGCGCGCGAGTTCTTCGTCGACTTCCAGCAGACCGCGCTCGAGCACGGTGAGCTGGTGACCGGGATCGAGATCCCGAAGCAGCCCGAATCCGCGGGCGCGCACTTCGCGAAGCTGTCGAGCCTGGCGGCCAACGACTGGCCCGCGGCGTCGGCGGCGGCGCTGGTGGTGGAGGGTTCGCGCGGCAAGCGCGAGGTCCGGCTCGGGCTGGGCGCGCTCAGCCACGTGCCGGTGTTCCTGCAGTTCGAGACGACGGCCGACACGCCCGTCGACGCCGTGGTCGAGGCGGCCAAGGACGCCGCTTCGCCGTTGCTCGAACCGATTCCCGACGTGCGCGGGAGTTCTGACTACAAGCGGCGCCTCGGCCTCGTGGCCGTGGAAGAAGCCGTGCGCAACTCTTGGAAGGAGGGCAGCGATGACGACCGTCGAACCTCGTTCTTCGGCCGGCGCCGCCGTCGGTGA
- a CDS encoding xanthine dehydrogenase family protein molybdopterin-binding subunit, producing the protein MTTVEPRSSAGAAVGERWARVDGRAKVRGEYRYAADQPIRPCLDVAVHRSTRPHAKITAIDTSQALAAEGVVAVVTGEDLYAEFGDRLMTGPAFSDQPCLAHGKVRYVGEPIAAVIAHSAKQAREAAELIEVTYDELEPIHDVDKAVQGAPYVHDELKPSIVFGDLKHLRGIRDTNVNYEFNLRRGDPSSVSGTTVSYDFWCPPTHHVPIELPFASAWCEGDRLELLATTQTPSYVRQSLADLLDLPLNRVRVRTAPLGGSFGAKMYDRLEPLVAALAWTLKLPVKITATREEAFLLTTRHGCAVAGSMTADENGMIVASTSDVRYDTGAYADVGPRITAKSGMVAPGPYKVENVSVKSRCVYTNKPSAGPFRGFGVPQVTWAHESLADELARQLGEDPVEFRRRNMLREGDTAPVGTPMHSADFMGSMEAVAEAIGWGTPFVKQEGRLVRGRGIAVGMKAVLTPTISNATVQLNQDGSASLLISTIDMGQGSDTIMAQIAAEVLCLDEGGVRVVQADTDVTPYDTITAGSRSTYHTGNAVRLAAENMRDKLVALAAERFGVEATDIKLTSDGLVSAQTQETVSISELLHGHFGARGTTLTAEANFTTSWQPYDKETGQSPQVTEHWFAGAAAVQLTVDTTTGRVHIEHLAVAGDVGRAINPAMVEQQLSGAAIMGIGHALFDQMVFDEGQIVNGTLLDYQLPSIKDMPDKLTPIIIESPHRTGPFGAKGVGETTIIPLAPAIANAVRDATGVRITTLPLTPERILTALEEQA; encoded by the coding sequence ATGACGACCGTCGAACCTCGTTCTTCGGCCGGCGCCGCCGTCGGTGAGCGCTGGGCCCGTGTCGACGGGCGGGCCAAGGTCCGCGGTGAGTACCGCTACGCCGCCGACCAGCCGATCCGGCCGTGCCTCGACGTGGCCGTGCACCGCAGCACCCGCCCGCACGCGAAGATCACCGCCATCGACACGAGCCAGGCGCTCGCGGCCGAAGGTGTGGTCGCCGTGGTGACCGGCGAGGACCTGTACGCGGAGTTCGGCGACCGGCTGATGACCGGCCCGGCGTTCTCCGACCAGCCGTGCCTGGCGCACGGCAAGGTGCGCTACGTCGGCGAGCCGATCGCCGCCGTGATCGCGCACAGCGCGAAGCAGGCGCGCGAAGCGGCCGAGCTCATCGAGGTCACCTACGACGAGCTCGAGCCGATCCACGACGTCGACAAGGCCGTGCAGGGCGCGCCGTACGTGCACGACGAGCTCAAGCCGTCGATCGTGTTCGGCGACCTCAAGCACCTGCGCGGCATCCGCGACACGAACGTGAACTACGAGTTCAACCTGCGTCGCGGCGACCCGTCGAGCGTCTCCGGCACCACGGTGTCGTACGACTTCTGGTGCCCGCCGACCCACCACGTGCCGATCGAGCTGCCGTTCGCGTCCGCGTGGTGCGAAGGCGACCGGCTGGAACTGCTGGCGACCACCCAGACGCCGTCGTACGTCCGGCAGTCGCTGGCCGACCTGCTGGACCTGCCGCTGAACCGCGTCCGCGTGCGCACCGCGCCGCTGGGTGGCAGCTTCGGCGCGAAGATGTACGACCGGCTGGAACCGCTGGTCGCGGCGCTGGCGTGGACGCTGAAGCTGCCCGTGAAGATCACGGCGACTCGCGAAGAGGCGTTCCTGCTGACCACGCGCCACGGCTGCGCGGTCGCGGGCAGCATGACGGCCGACGAGAACGGCATGATCGTCGCGTCCACTTCGGACGTGCGCTACGACACCGGCGCGTACGCCGACGTCGGCCCGCGCATCACGGCGAAGTCGGGCATGGTCGCGCCCGGTCCGTACAAGGTCGAGAACGTGTCCGTGAAGTCGCGGTGCGTCTACACGAACAAGCCTTCGGCCGGTCCGTTCCGCGGGTTCGGCGTGCCGCAGGTGACGTGGGCGCACGAGTCGCTGGCTGACGAGCTCGCTCGTCAGCTCGGTGAGGACCCGGTGGAGTTCCGCCGCCGCAACATGCTGCGCGAGGGCGACACCGCGCCCGTCGGCACGCCGATGCACAGCGCCGACTTCATGGGCAGCATGGAGGCGGTGGCCGAGGCCATCGGCTGGGGCACGCCGTTCGTCAAGCAGGAAGGCCGGCTCGTGCGGGGCCGCGGCATCGCGGTCGGGATGAAGGCGGTGCTCACGCCGACGATCTCCAACGCGACCGTGCAGCTCAACCAGGACGGCTCGGCGTCGCTGCTGATCAGCACGATCGACATGGGCCAGGGCAGCGACACGATCATGGCGCAGATCGCCGCCGAGGTGCTCTGCCTCGACGAAGGTGGCGTGCGCGTCGTGCAGGCGGACACCGACGTGACGCCGTACGACACGATCACCGCCGGCAGCCGCTCGACCTACCACACGGGCAACGCCGTGCGCCTGGCCGCGGAGAACATGCGCGACAAGCTCGTGGCGCTCGCCGCGGAGCGGTTCGGCGTCGAGGCCACGGACATCAAGCTCACGTCCGACGGTCTCGTCAGCGCGCAGACGCAGGAGACGGTGTCGATCTCGGAACTGCTGCACGGCCACTTCGGCGCGCGCGGCACGACGCTGACCGCCGAGGCCAACTTCACGACGTCGTGGCAGCCCTACGACAAGGAGACCGGCCAGTCGCCGCAGGTCACCGAGCACTGGTTCGCCGGTGCGGCCGCGGTGCAGCTGACGGTGGACACCACGACCGGGCGCGTCCACATCGAGCACCTCGCCGTGGCGGGTGACGTGGGCCGCGCGATCAACCCCGCGATGGTGGAGCAGCAGCTCTCCGGCGCGGCGATCATGGGCATCGGGCACGCGCTGTTCGACCAGATGGTGTTCGACGAGGGCCAGATCGTGAACGGCACGCTGCTGGACTACCAGCTGCCGTCCATCAAGGACATGCCCGACAAGCTCACACCGATCATCATCGAAAGCCCGCACCGCACGGGCCCGTTCGGCGCGAAGGGCGTCGGCGAGACCACCATCATCCCGCTCGCGCCGGCCATCGCCAACGCCGTGCGCGACGCGACCGGCGTGCGCATCACGACGCTTCCCCTGACGCCGGAACGGATCCTGACCGCGCTGGAGGAGCAGGCATGA
- a CDS encoding (2Fe-2S)-binding protein, producing the protein MREIELKVNGLRRKLGVADDELLLDVLRREFGTTSVREGCGVGACGACTALVGGKSVSTCLSRAARFDGAEITTADGLPRDDEVVEEFVENRAMQCGYCIPGFVMMAHELLGENPQPTDEEVVEHLEGNICRCGTYSEIHAAIKAAAARRAARNERATA; encoded by the coding sequence ATGAGGGAGATCGAGCTGAAGGTCAACGGCCTGCGCCGCAAGCTGGGCGTGGCCGACGACGAGCTGCTGCTCGACGTGCTGCGCCGCGAGTTCGGCACGACGAGCGTGCGCGAGGGCTGCGGCGTCGGCGCGTGCGGCGCGTGCACGGCGCTCGTGGGCGGCAAGAGCGTGTCGACGTGCCTCTCGCGGGCGGCGCGGTTCGACGGCGCCGAGATCACCACGGCCGACGGGCTGCCGCGCGACGACGAGGTCGTCGAGGAATTCGTGGAGAACCGCGCGATGCAGTGCGGTTACTGCATCCCCGGGTTCGTCATGATGGCGCACGAGCTGCTGGGCGAGAACCCGCAGCCGACGGACGAAGAGGTCGTGGAGCACCTGGAGGGCAACATCTGCCGCTGCGGCACGTACTCCGAGATCCACGCCGCGATCAAGGCGGCGGCCGCGCGCCGGGCCGCCCGGAACGAAAGGGCCACCGCGTGA
- a CDS encoding alpha/beta fold hydrolase, with translation MNVETPQGTLHVHRTGTSGRPLLLLHPLALSGAVWDPVAQFFADKAQVLALDARGHGASTWDGNDFTVADMAADAAAVIEAAGAGPADVVGLSMGASTALTLAAARPDLVHRLVLADGTAYYGDDAVPVWAERAERATTVARDKQLDFQRDRWFAAPFLEQHPDEVERVCEIFLKTDSAAHGAACRALGGLDARARLGDVTARTLVLVGEEDYATPPEMSRALADGIRDAQLRVLEKTRHLSLLERPDLWPELAEFFGGSK, from the coding sequence GTGAACGTCGAAACCCCGCAGGGCACCCTGCACGTCCACCGGACGGGAACGTCGGGTCGGCCGTTGCTGCTCCTGCACCCGCTGGCGCTGTCCGGCGCGGTGTGGGACCCGGTGGCTCAGTTCTTCGCCGACAAGGCGCAGGTGCTGGCGCTGGACGCCCGCGGTCACGGCGCGTCTACCTGGGACGGGAACGACTTCACCGTGGCGGACATGGCGGCCGACGCGGCGGCCGTGATCGAAGCCGCCGGCGCCGGCCCGGCCGACGTCGTGGGGCTGTCGATGGGCGCCAGCACGGCGCTGACGCTCGCGGCGGCGCGGCCGGACCTCGTGCACCGGCTCGTGCTGGCCGATGGCACGGCCTACTACGGCGACGACGCGGTGCCGGTGTGGGCCGAGCGGGCGGAACGCGCGACGACCGTGGCGCGGGACAAGCAACTCGACTTCCAGCGCGACCGGTGGTTCGCCGCGCCGTTCCTCGAGCAGCACCCCGACGAGGTCGAACGCGTCTGCGAGATCTTCCTGAAGACCGACTCGGCCGCGCACGGCGCGGCGTGCCGGGCGCTCGGCGGGCTGGACGCACGGGCGCGGCTCGGTGACGTGACGGCCCGGACGCTCGTTCTCGTCGGCGAGGAGGACTACGCGACGCCGCCGGAGATGTCGCGGGCGCTGGCCGACGGGATCCGCGACGCCCAGCTGCGCGTGCTGGAGAAGACGCGGCACCTGAGCCTGCTGGAGCGGCCCGACCTGTGGCCGGAGCTGGCCGAGTTCTTCGGCGGTTCGAAGTGA
- a CDS encoding UbiD family decarboxylase translates to MTEPLLSLRTHLDAITSYGELRDVKGANWDLELGGLAELSYRMDPPPALLFDDITGYSSGLRVLTGSTGSPRRLGRTLRLGEDLDDVGVVDALRGKPSQWAAAARDFPVLPVTDAPLLANEVPGEQVNLLDFPVPRWHADDGGRFIGTGCFVVTSNPDTGVHNGGCYRMEVQDDGRGVTVAMVPGKHGDQNVRRWFEKEGRAPVTVSFGHDPLLLVLGGTEVPGGISELEYAGAVLGSRVPVVLGPDTGLPIPAGSEIAIEGWLRPDLQRDEGPFGEWTGYYSGKRRPNLAIDITRMYYRDNPILLGAPPGKPPHDYSYMRTVMKSAMIHDELAATGVPGIVKAWAHESGGGRLFIAVSLQQKYPGHARQVAYLAAQCPAAAYMNRYVVVVDDDVDPADPDEVIWAMSTRSDPSRDIEVMKQTWGSKLDPLFVEGSPAYNSRAIVDACRPFERLDSFPKVASSDPAFLTELADKWRDVLD, encoded by the coding sequence GTGACGGAACCCCTGCTCAGCCTGCGCACGCACCTCGACGCGATCACGAGCTACGGCGAGCTGCGCGACGTCAAGGGCGCGAACTGGGACCTCGAGCTGGGCGGGCTCGCCGAGCTGAGCTACCGGATGGACCCGCCGCCGGCGTTGCTGTTCGACGACATCACCGGCTACTCGAGCGGCCTGCGTGTGCTCACCGGCAGCACAGGTTCGCCGCGCCGGCTGGGCCGCACGCTGCGGCTCGGCGAGGACCTGGACGACGTCGGGGTGGTCGACGCGCTGCGGGGCAAGCCTTCGCAGTGGGCCGCGGCGGCTCGGGACTTCCCGGTGCTACCGGTCACGGACGCGCCGTTGCTGGCCAACGAGGTCCCCGGGGAACAGGTGAACCTGCTCGACTTCCCCGTGCCGCGATGGCACGCGGACGACGGCGGGCGGTTCATCGGCACCGGGTGTTTCGTCGTGACGTCCAATCCGGACACCGGCGTCCACAACGGCGGGTGCTACCGGATGGAGGTGCAGGACGACGGCCGTGGCGTGACCGTCGCGATGGTGCCGGGCAAGCACGGTGACCAGAACGTGCGGCGCTGGTTCGAGAAGGAGGGCCGCGCGCCGGTCACCGTCTCCTTCGGCCACGACCCACTGCTGCTCGTGCTGGGCGGCACGGAGGTGCCGGGCGGGATTTCGGAGCTGGAGTACGCGGGCGCCGTGCTGGGTTCGCGCGTGCCGGTCGTGCTCGGGCCCGACACCGGCCTGCCGATCCCCGCGGGCAGCGAGATCGCGATCGAGGGCTGGCTGCGCCCCGATCTCCAGCGCGACGAGGGCCCGTTCGGCGAGTGGACGGGCTACTACTCGGGCAAGCGCCGGCCGAACCTGGCCATCGACATCACGCGCATGTACTACCGCGACAACCCGATCCTGCTGGGCGCGCCGCCCGGGAAGCCGCCGCACGACTACTCGTACATGCGGACCGTGATGAAGTCCGCGATGATCCACGACGAGCTCGCCGCCACCGGCGTGCCCGGCATCGTGAAGGCCTGGGCCCACGAATCCGGCGGCGGCCGCCTGTTCATCGCGGTCTCGCTGCAGCAGAAGTACCCCGGCCACGCCCGCCAGGTCGCCTACCTCGCCGCCCAGTGCCCCGCCGCGGCCTACATGAACCGCTACGTCGTGGTCGTGGACGACGACGTCGACCCCGCCGACCCCGACGAGGTCATCTGGGCCATGTCCACCCGCAGCGACCCGTCGCGGGACATCGAGGTCATGAAGCAGACCTGGGGCAGCAAACTGGACCCGCTCTTCGTGGAGGGCTCGCCCGCCTACAACAGCCGGGCCATCGTGGACGCCTGCCGCCCCTTCGAGCGCTTGGACTCGTTCCCGAAGGTGGCCTCCAGCGACCCCGCGTTCCTGACCGAGCTGGCCGACAAGTGGCGGGACGTCCTGGACTGA
- a CDS encoding S9 family peptidase: MGSTKVEFPGSQGTPLAARLELPDGEPHAYALFAHCFTCNKDVVAATRVARGLMKFGVAVLRFDFTGLGGSEGDFGNTDFSSNVADLVAAADHLRAAYEAPKLLVGHSLGGAAVLAARHAVPEVKAVATIAAPADPEHVTKHFSGSRDEIELRGEADVVLAGRKFRIRKEFLEDIAAQPQADRIRELRAALLVLHSPVDAEVGVENARLIFDTARHPKSFIALDGADHLLTDRDDAVFAAEILATWAKRYV, translated from the coding sequence ATGGGCAGCACGAAGGTCGAGTTTCCGGGGTCACAGGGCACGCCGCTGGCGGCCCGGTTGGAGCTGCCCGACGGCGAGCCCCACGCGTACGCCCTGTTCGCGCACTGCTTCACCTGCAACAAGGACGTCGTGGCGGCGACGCGCGTCGCCCGCGGGCTGATGAAGTTCGGGGTCGCCGTGCTGCGGTTCGACTTCACCGGGCTGGGCGGGTCGGAGGGCGATTTCGGCAACACCGACTTCAGCTCGAACGTGGCCGACCTGGTGGCCGCGGCTGATCACCTGCGAGCGGCGTACGAGGCGCCGAAGCTGCTGGTCGGGCATTCGCTCGGCGGGGCCGCCGTGCTGGCGGCGCGGCACGCGGTGCCAGAGGTCAAGGCCGTGGCCACGATCGCGGCGCCGGCGGACCCGGAGCACGTCACGAAGCACTTCTCCGGGAGCCGCGACGAGATCGAGCTCCGCGGTGAGGCGGACGTCGTGCTGGCGGGGCGGAAGTTCCGGATCCGGAAGGAGTTCCTCGAGGACATCGCGGCTCAGCCGCAGGCGGATCGGATCCGCGAGCTGCGCGCGGCGTTGCTGGTGTTGCACTCACCGGTGGACGCCGAGGTCGGTGTGGAGAACGCGCGGTTGATCTTCGATACGGCGCGGCATCCGAAGTCGTTCATCGCGCTCGACGGGGCTGATCATCTGCTCACCGACCGCGACGATGCCGTTTTCGCTGCCGAGATCCTTGCTACCTGGGCGAAGCGTTACGTCTGA
- a CDS encoding acyl-CoA dehydrogenase family protein, translating to MGYATTSEQRELAELARRMLADAARTAPLPPAWDAVGAGLDRRLWRTFAGSGLLGLGLAEGRGGSGGGVREMCVVAEEVGVALPRIPFVAAVSALALLGSMHSVDKAVDGSGVVIAAWETFPFFPNRSESLRRNGSTVDGRLRAVPFGLDADVLVAAVEGQFERIDLTSGTGVVHRTATDAFDVSEPLAAIELSGVPVEELSPADGAARVLTVFAAELVGTARRALDGAVDYAKQRRQFGRPIGSFQAIKHLLADRFIELDAARLLVEWAATALDDDHPDAPAAARTALAAAATAADTTTREALQTHGGIGFTWEHPSHVFLKHARARRQLLGSPAHRLDAVADHVFA from the coding sequence GTGGGGTACGCGACGACGTCCGAACAGCGTGAGCTCGCCGAACTGGCCCGGCGGATGCTCGCCGACGCAGCCCGCACCGCGCCGCTGCCGCCGGCGTGGGACGCCGTGGGCGCGGGGCTCGACCGGAGGCTGTGGCGGACGTTCGCCGGCTCGGGGCTCCTCGGGCTCGGCCTGGCGGAAGGGCGCGGGGGATCCGGTGGCGGGGTACGCGAGATGTGTGTGGTGGCCGAGGAAGTCGGGGTCGCCTTGCCGCGGATCCCGTTCGTGGCGGCGGTTTCCGCGCTCGCGCTGCTCGGTTCTATGCACAGTGTGGACAAGGCTGTGGATGGATCGGGTGTGGTGATCGCGGCGTGGGAGACCTTCCCGTTTTTCCCCAACCGCAGTGAATCTTTGCGCCGCAACGGGTCCACTGTGGATGGACGACTGCGCGCCGTGCCGTTCGGCCTGGACGCGGATGTCCTGGTGGCGGCTGTAGAAGGACAGTTCGAGAGGATCGACCTGACGAGTGGAACCGGGGTTGTCCACAGGACTGCCACCGACGCGTTCGACGTCAGCGAACCGCTTGCCGCGATCGAACTTTCCGGCGTCCCTGTGGAAGAACTGTCCCCCGCCGACGGCGCGGCCCGCGTGCTGACCGTCTTCGCCGCCGAACTGGTGGGGACAGCTCGGCGTGCGCTCGACGGGGCTGTGGACTACGCGAAGCAACGCCGGCAGTTCGGCCGGCCGATCGGCTCGTTCCAGGCGATCAAGCACCTGCTGGCCGACCGCTTCATCGAACTCGACGCCGCGCGCCTCCTCGTCGAATGGGCCGCCACTGCGCTCGACGACGACCACCCCGACGCGCCGGCCGCCGCGCGCACCGCGCTCGCCGCCGCGGCCACCGCAGCCGACACCACGACCCGCGAAGCCCTCCAAACCCACGGCGGCATCGGCTTCACGTGGGAACACCCGTCCCACGTCTTCCTCAAGCACGCGCGCGCCCGCCGCCAGCTTCTCGGCTCCCCGGCCCACCGGCTGGACGCGGTCGCCGACCACGTCTTCGCGTGA
- a CDS encoding acyl-CoA dehydrogenase family protein, producing MGDFRDEVRAFVAGLVPPGWRGIGGLEGDAYAEFRARVRTALAERGWVAPHWPVEYGGAGLSPAEFVVLVDELSTAGIPFGSDNDAFGIGMLGNTMLRWSKPELLQRFLPRIAAGEYVFAQGFSEPGAGSDLASLALRAEPDGDQWVLNGQKLWSSGAHVANWMFVLARTNSEAAPHKGISLLLVPLDQPGVEVRPIRNITGGTDFNEVFFTGATTESELVVGEVDRGWTVAMTLLGFERGETALHAPIRFRAELDRLVALVRERGLETDPDVRRRVAWCHVQVAQLRCHGLRTAEQLVAGEEPGPRAAAFKLLWSEYHRVVTELALDVLGLDALTPSGRPSPNWYHTDDPGAPNSTASWTSVYLNSRAGTIYAGSSQVQRGIVGELLLGLPKEPKPAR from the coding sequence GTGGGAGACTTCCGCGACGAGGTCAGGGCGTTCGTCGCCGGTCTCGTCCCGCCGGGGTGGCGCGGCATCGGCGGACTCGAGGGCGACGCGTACGCCGAGTTCCGCGCGCGGGTCCGCACCGCGCTCGCCGAGCGCGGCTGGGTCGCACCGCACTGGCCGGTGGAGTACGGCGGCGCCGGCCTCAGCCCCGCCGAGTTCGTCGTACTGGTCGACGAGTTGTCCACAGCGGGGATCCCGTTCGGCTCCGACAACGACGCGTTCGGCATCGGCATGCTCGGCAACACGATGCTGCGCTGGTCGAAACCCGAGCTGCTGCAGCGGTTCCTACCGCGCATCGCCGCCGGCGAGTACGTCTTCGCCCAGGGCTTCTCCGAACCCGGCGCCGGGTCGGACCTGGCGTCGCTGGCTCTGCGCGCCGAGCCCGACGGTGACCAGTGGGTGCTCAACGGGCAGAAGCTGTGGTCATCGGGCGCACACGTCGCCAACTGGATGTTCGTCCTCGCCCGCACCAACTCCGAAGCCGCCCCGCACAAGGGGATCAGCCTGCTGCTGGTGCCGCTCGACCAGCCGGGCGTCGAGGTCCGCCCGATCCGCAACATCACCGGCGGCACCGACTTCAACGAGGTCTTCTTCACCGGCGCCACCACCGAAAGCGAACTGGTGGTCGGCGAGGTGGACCGCGGCTGGACCGTCGCGATGACCCTGCTCGGCTTCGAACGGGGCGAAACCGCGCTGCACGCCCCGATCCGCTTCCGCGCAGAGCTCGACCGGCTCGTCGCGCTCGTCCGTGAGCGCGGCCTCGAGACGGATCCGGACGTCCGGCGGCGCGTGGCCTGGTGCCACGTGCAGGTGGCACAACTGCGCTGCCACGGATTGCGCACCGCCGAGCAGCTCGTCGCAGGCGAAGAGCCGGGCCCGCGAGCAGCCGCGTTCAAGCTGCTGTGGAGCGAGTACCACCGCGTCGTCACCGAGCTCGCACTCGACGTGCTCGGTCTTGACGCGCTGACGCCGTCGGGCCGGCCGTCGCCGAACTGGTACCACACCGACGATCCCGGCGCGCCGAACTCGACCGCTTCGTGGACCAGCGTCTACCTCAACTCGCGCGCGGGCACGATCTACGCCGGTTCCTCGCAGGTCCAGCGCGGCATCGTCGGCGAGCTGCTGCTCGGGCTGCCCAAGGAACCGAAGCCCGCGCGCTGA